One genomic segment of Helianthus annuus cultivar XRQ/B chromosome 14, HanXRQr2.0-SUNRISE, whole genome shotgun sequence includes these proteins:
- the LOC118486588 gene encoding secreted RxLR effector protein 161-like, giving the protein MSEFEMTCLGKMKYFLGVEVHQEKKGISVFQQKYVREVLNRFNMWDCNGVKNPIIPGTNVTKEGVGRKVNETEYKSLVGSLMYLTVTRPDLMYSVSFISRFMLDPHEEHLLLAKRVLRYVKETYNFGLFYRSSKGGGLQVFTDSDYARDIEDRKCTSGYVCILSDAAICWSSKKQYIVTLSSTEAKYVAATTCACHRVWLKGLLEEINGELLGTIVIQCDNSSTIKLSKNPVMHRSSKHIDVRFH; this is encoded by the coding sequence ATGAGTGAGTTCGAGATGACTTGCTTGGGAAAAATGAAATACTTTCTTGGGGTTGAAGTGCATCAAGAGAAGAAGGGTATTAGTGTCTTTCAACAAAAGTATGTTAGAGAGGTATTGAACCGGTTCAACATGTGGGACTGCAATGGTGTGAAAAACCCGATCATACCAGGAACAAATGTGACCAAAGAAGGAGTGGGAAGAAAGGTAAATGAAACTGAATATAAAAGCTTAGTTGGGAGTTTAATGTATCTCACTGTTACAAGACCAGATTTAATGTACTCGGTCAGTTTCATATCCAGATTTATGTTGGACCCACATGAAGAACATCTGCTACTAGCTAAAAGGGTGCTGAGGTATGTAAAAGAAACCTATAATTTTGGACTGTTTTACAGAAGTTCAAAGGGAGGAGGATTGCAGGTTTTCACTGATAGTGATTATGCAAGAGACATTGAAGATAGAAAATGTACATCAGGCTATGTTTGTATTCTAAGTGATGCAGCGATTTGTTGGAGTTCTAAGAAGCAATATATAGTTACTCTTTCATCGACAGAGGCCAAGTATGTAGCGGCTACAACATGTGCATGTCATCGTGTGTGGTTAAAAGGGCTGTTGGAAGAAATCAATGGAGAACTGTTGGGAACTATTGTCATTCAATGTGACAATAGCTCAACCATCAAACTCTCTAAGAATCCTGTGATGCATAGAAGTAGCAAACATATTGACGTACGCTTCCACTAG